Proteins encoded together in one Pseudoroseomonas cervicalis window:
- a CDS encoding SMP-30/gluconolactonase/LRE family protein: MSSPGCRTASGSRAAPPGATPTGPAARWTASWRGPSFDRQGRLYVTDIPFGRVFRVSPDGAWEQVAEYDGWPNGLKIHRDGRIFITDYKRGIMLLDPESGSVTPFLDTVRSESFKGVNDLVFGPGGELYFTDQGQTGLQDPTGRVYRLAPDGRLDCLIDTIPSPNGIVVAPDASFLLVAVTRANQIWRLPLHADGSVTKASIFCHLHGGPSGPDGLALDAEGCLLVAHAGFGTVWRLSPRAEPLARIASCAGWSTTNLAFGGADGRSLFITESETGSILRAELPVPGQPLYAAAG; this comes from the coding sequence ATCTCTTCACCCGGCTGCCGGACCGCTTCCGGCAGCCGTGCCGCTCCGCCTGGAGCGACGCCAACCGGGCCGGCCGCCCGGTGGACAGCTTCCTGGAGGGGGCCCTCCTTCGACCGGCAGGGCCGGCTCTACGTCACCGACATCCCCTTCGGCCGGGTCTTCCGCGTCTCGCCGGACGGGGCGTGGGAGCAGGTGGCCGAGTATGATGGCTGGCCGAACGGGCTGAAGATCCATCGCGACGGGCGGATCTTCATCACCGACTACAAGCGCGGCATCATGCTGCTGGACCCCGAGAGCGGCAGCGTCACCCCCTTCCTCGACACGGTGCGCTCGGAAAGCTTCAAGGGCGTTAACGACCTGGTCTTCGGCCCCGGCGGCGAGCTGTATTTCACCGATCAGGGGCAGACCGGGCTGCAGGATCCGACCGGGCGGGTGTACCGCCTGGCGCCCGATGGGCGGCTGGACTGCCTGATCGACACCATCCCGAGCCCGAACGGCATCGTCGTGGCGCCCGATGCCAGCTTCCTGCTGGTGGCGGTGACGCGGGCCAACCAGATCTGGCGCCTGCCGCTGCACGCCGATGGCAGCGTCACCAAGGCCAGCATCTTCTGCCACCTGCATGGCGGCCCGAGCGGGCCGGACGGGCTGGCGCTGGATGCCGAGGGCTGCCTGCTGGTGGCGCATGCCGGCTTCGGCACGGTCTGGCGGCTGTCGCCGCGCGCCGAGCCGCTGGCGCGCATCGCCTCCTGCGCCGGCTGGTCCACCACCAACCTGGCCTTTGGCGGCGCCGATGGGCGCAGCCTGTTCATCACGGAATCCGAGACCGGCTCGATCCTGCGGGCGGAGCTGCCGGTGCCGGGGCAGCCGCTCTACGCCGCGGCCGGTTGA
- a CDS encoding tripartite tricarboxylate transporter substrate binding protein: protein MPNNRPHHLSRRALIGGGLALPLLAPLARPALAQGGYPSRPVRVIVPWAPGGAVDTLARRLAQKLSEQLGQSFVVENKSGATGTIGAAEAARAAPDGHTLLAMDNTYAMLPYLFSRLPFDYETAFRPVTVTAFSPVLLAVGEKSPYRDLASLIAAAKREPEKLTYGTGGMGSAPHFATLAFERAAGVKLYHVPFRGAGEAVIGVLSGNVDLVILSPGSTLGNIRGGQLRPLAISGGHRVTALPELPTFAEAGLPGYGVVNWSGLAAPRGTPDAILQRLQEEAVRALAAPDMRAFIAELGSEPGGIAPDAFARLIREETARWRDIAAAGGIEKQ from the coding sequence GTGCCAAACAACCGACCCCACCATCTCTCCCGCCGCGCCCTGATCGGTGGCGGCCTGGCCCTGCCGCTGCTGGCCCCCCTGGCGCGCCCGGCGCTGGCGCAGGGCGGCTACCCCTCGCGCCCGGTGCGGGTGATCGTGCCCTGGGCGCCGGGCGGCGCGGTGGACACGCTGGCGCGCCGCCTGGCGCAGAAGCTGTCGGAGCAGCTCGGGCAGAGCTTCGTGGTGGAGAACAAATCCGGCGCCACCGGCACCATCGGCGCCGCCGAGGCCGCGCGCGCCGCGCCGGACGGCCACACGCTGCTGGCGATGGACAACACCTACGCCATGCTGCCCTATCTGTTCAGCCGGCTGCCCTTCGACTACGAGACCGCCTTCCGCCCGGTCACGGTCACCGCCTTCTCCCCCGTCCTGCTGGCGGTGGGCGAGAAATCGCCCTATCGCGACCTCGCCTCGCTGATCGCCGCGGCGAAGCGGGAGCCGGAGAAGCTGACCTACGGCACCGGCGGCATGGGCAGCGCGCCGCATTTCGCCACCCTGGCCTTCGAGCGCGCCGCCGGCGTCAAGCTCTACCACGTGCCCTTCCGCGGCGCCGGCGAGGCGGTGATCGGCGTGCTGTCCGGCAATGTGGACCTGGTGATTCTCTCGCCCGGCTCGACGCTCGGCAATATCCGCGGCGGCCAGCTGCGGCCGCTGGCGATCAGCGGCGGCCACCGCGTCACCGCCCTGCCGGAGCTGCCCACCTTCGCCGAGGCCGGCCTGCCCGGCTATGGCGTCGTCAACTGGTCCGGCCTGGCGGCGCCGCGCGGCACGCCGGACGCCATCCTCCAGCGCCTGCAGGAGGAGGCGGTGCGCGCCCTGGCCGCGCCCGACATGCGCGCCTTCATCGCCGAGCTGGGCTCGGAGCCCGGCGGCATCGCCCCCGACGCCTTCGCCCGGCTGATCCGGGAGGAGACCGCCCGCTGGCGCGACATCGCCGCCGCCGGCGGGATCGAGAAGCAGTAA
- a CDS encoding IclR family transcriptional regulator, producing MTIPIRPKAPMEGVASVGRALTLLSAFRKGDDAVTLAELAARTGLVKPTIMRLAITLEEHGYLIRLPDGAYRLGAELFRLGSVYQQSFRVEAHVMPALERLVAATGESASLYVRSGTQRLCLFRVDSPHALRLHVRQGDMRPMDESATAQVLHTFENPATARAAGLALPIYTSGATDPHIASMATPVFGPGESFAGALSITGPVTRFNREAAERAAGTLLQVAAELTRALGGVFLPGPAG from the coding sequence ATGACGATTCCGATCCGCCCGAAAGCCCCGATGGAGGGCGTCGCCTCGGTCGGGCGCGCCCTGACGCTGCTCTCCGCCTTCCGCAAGGGCGACGACGCCGTGACGCTGGCCGAGCTGGCGGCGCGGACCGGCCTGGTGAAGCCCACCATCATGCGCCTGGCCATCACGCTGGAGGAGCATGGCTACCTGATCCGCCTGCCCGACGGCGCCTACCGGCTGGGGGCGGAGCTGTTCCGGCTCGGCTCGGTCTACCAGCAATCCTTCCGGGTCGAGGCGCATGTCATGCCGGCGCTGGAGCGGCTGGTGGCGGCGACGGGGGAGAGCGCCTCGCTCTATGTGCGCAGCGGCACGCAGCGTCTCTGCCTGTTCCGCGTCGATTCGCCGCACGCGCTGCGCCTGCATGTCCGCCAGGGCGACATGCGGCCGATGGATGAATCGGCCACCGCCCAGGTGCTGCACACCTTCGAGAACCCGGCCACGGCCCGCGCGGCCGGCCTCGCCCTGCCGATCTACACCAGCGGCGCGACCGACCCGCATATCGCCAGCATGGCGACGCCGGTCTTCGGCCCGGGCGAGAGCTTCGCCGGCGCGCTCAGCATCACCGGCCCGGTCACCCGCTTCAACCGGGAGGCGGCGGAGCGGGCGGCCGGCACGCTGCTGCAGGTGGCGGCGGAGCTGACGCGCGCCCTGGGCGGGGTGTTCCTGCCCGGGCCGGCGGGATGA
- a CDS encoding RraA family protein, translated as MATGFRILQRSRAVAPELVERFRALPVANVSDVMARMTAGGARLRPMHAPGAALAGPALTVKTRPGDNLMIHKAIALAQPGDVIIVDAGGDLTNALIGELMLAQMVRRRLGGIVLNGAIRDSAAIRAQDFPVFAAGVTHRGPYKDGPGEINVPIAIDGMVIAPGDLVLGDEDGLLCVPFDAAEAILAAAGEKQAAEQRQVARIEAGTHDASWVDATLRRLGCEGLD; from the coding sequence TTGGCCACTGGATTCCGCATTCTCCAGCGCAGCCGCGCGGTCGCGCCCGAGCTGGTCGAGCGCTTCCGCGCCCTGCCCGTGGCGAATGTCAGCGACGTGATGGCGCGCATGACGGCGGGCGGCGCGCGGCTGCGCCCGATGCACGCCCCGGGCGCGGCGCTGGCCGGCCCGGCGCTGACGGTGAAGACGCGCCCCGGCGACAATCTGATGATCCACAAGGCGATCGCCCTGGCCCAGCCCGGCGATGTCATCATCGTCGATGCCGGCGGCGACCTGACCAATGCGCTGATCGGCGAGCTGATGCTGGCGCAGATGGTGCGGCGCCGCCTGGGCGGCATCGTGCTGAACGGCGCGATCCGCGACAGCGCCGCCATCCGCGCGCAGGATTTCCCGGTCTTCGCCGCGGGGGTGACGCATCGCGGCCCCTACAAGGACGGCCCGGGCGAGATCAACGTGCCCATCGCGATCGACGGCATGGTGATCGCGCCGGGCGATCTGGTGCTGGGCGACGAGGACGGGCTGCTCTGCGTGCCCTTCGACGCGGCCGAGGCGATCCTGGCCGCCGCCGGCGAGAAGCAGGCGGCGGAGCAGCGGCAGGTCGCCCGCATCGAGGCCGGCACGCATGACGCCAGCTGGGTCGACGCCACGCTGCGGCGGCTGGGCTGCGAGGGGCTGGACTGA
- a CDS encoding helix-turn-helix domain-containing protein, with protein MTLLSCTAEHDPDRSDRPALALRIDFRNYVLEVPMHRHRKGQLVLALQGAVTCTAANGLWVVPPHCGVWIPGGQLHSNRATPNALLSYLFVEPDAAALPEQCCTIAVSAMVREMIHRLAAAPQDYAPEDQTGRLVRVLLDELALMPQEQLNLPVSDHPKIRLIADALAANPGDRSTLGEWAARVAMSERSLTRLMLAETKLSFGRWRQQFHLIVAMRELAAGASVQRVAAELGYESVTAFITMFRKALGRTPSRYFARSGQG; from the coding sequence ATGACCCTGCTCTCCTGCACCGCCGAGCATGATCCGGACCGCTCCGACCGTCCGGCGCTGGCGCTGCGCATCGATTTCCGGAACTACGTGCTGGAGGTGCCGATGCACCGGCACCGCAAGGGGCAGCTGGTGCTGGCGCTGCAGGGGGCGGTGACCTGCACCGCCGCCAATGGGCTGTGGGTTGTCCCGCCCCATTGCGGGGTCTGGATCCCGGGGGGGCAACTGCACAGCAACCGCGCCACGCCCAATGCGCTGCTGTCCTATCTGTTCGTGGAGCCGGATGCGGCCGCCCTGCCGGAGCAGTGCTGCACCATCGCCGTCTCGGCCATGGTGCGGGAGATGATCCACCGCCTGGCGGCGGCGCCGCAGGACTATGCGCCGGAGGACCAGACCGGGCGGCTGGTGCGCGTGCTGCTCGACGAGCTGGCGCTGATGCCGCAGGAACAGCTCAACCTGCCCGTGTCGGATCACCCGAAGATCCGCCTGATCGCGGACGCCCTGGCGGCCAATCCCGGCGACCGCAGCACGCTCGGCGAATGGGCCGCCCGCGTCGCCATGAGCGAGCGTTCCCTGACACGGCTGATGCTGGCGGAGACGAAGCTGAGCTTCGGGCGCTGGCGGCAGCAATTCCACCTGATCGTGGCGATGCGCGAGCTGGCGGCCGGGGCCTCCGTGCAGCGGGTGGCGGCCGAGCTGGGCTATGAATCCGTCACCGCCTTCATCACCATGTTCCGGAAGGCGCTGGGCCGGACGCCGAGCCGCTACTTCGCCCGATCAGGCCAGGGATAG
- a CDS encoding cyclophilin-like fold protein: MAGERIRISSPWGEVAAEIADTDAGAALLDMLPLTIAMRDHLRQEKTGFLPRDLPAGERQPDFRAGTLGLWNRNHFVIYYRDGRVPQPGIRILGQVQGDASVFDRPGGVTVTLTRID; the protein is encoded by the coding sequence ATGGCAGGAGAGCGCATCCGGATCAGCTCCCCCTGGGGCGAGGTCGCCGCCGAGATCGCCGATACCGATGCCGGGGCGGCGCTGCTGGACATGCTGCCGCTGACGATCGCGATGCGCGACCATCTGCGCCAGGAGAAGACCGGCTTCCTGCCGCGCGACCTTCCCGCCGGCGAACGGCAGCCGGATTTCCGCGCCGGCACGCTCGGCCTGTGGAACCGCAACCACTTCGTCATCTACTACCGGGACGGGCGCGTTCCGCAGCCGGGCATCCGCATCCTCGGGCAGGTGCAGGGCGATGCCTCGGTCTTCGATCGCCCGGGCGGCGTGACGGTCACCCTCACCCGGATCGACTGA
- a CDS encoding SDR family oxidoreductase: MSEKIAIITAAGSGMGAAAARRLAADGFKVALLSSSGKGEALAQELGGLGVTGSNQSPADLQRLVDQAMQRWGRVDVLVNSAGHGPRAPILEITDEQWHAGMDVYLLNVVRPVRLVAPIMQRQGGGAIVNISTAWAFEPSAMFPTSAVFRAGLAAYTKIFADAHAADNVRMNNVLPGWIDSLPATEERRQSVPMGRYGRAEEIAATISFLASEGAGYITGQNLRVDGGLTRSV, translated from the coding sequence ATGAGCGAGAAGATTGCCATCATCACCGCGGCGGGCAGCGGCATGGGGGCGGCGGCGGCGAGGCGCCTCGCGGCCGACGGGTTCAAGGTCGCGCTGCTGTCCTCCTCCGGCAAGGGCGAGGCGCTGGCGCAGGAGCTCGGCGGCCTCGGCGTGACCGGCTCGAACCAATCCCCTGCGGATCTCCAGCGGCTGGTGGATCAGGCGATGCAGCGCTGGGGCCGGGTCGATGTGCTGGTGAACAGCGCCGGGCATGGCCCGCGCGCGCCCATCCTGGAGATCACCGACGAGCAGTGGCACGCGGGCATGGACGTCTATCTGCTGAACGTGGTGCGGCCGGTGCGGCTGGTGGCGCCCATCATGCAGCGCCAGGGCGGCGGCGCCATCGTCAATATCTCCACCGCCTGGGCGTTCGAGCCGAGCGCGATGTTCCCGACCTCGGCCGTGTTCCGGGCGGGGCTGGCCGCCTACACCAAGATCTTCGCCGATGCCCACGCGGCCGACAATGTGCGGATGAACAACGTGCTGCCCGGCTGGATCGACAGCCTGCCCGCCACGGAGGAACGGCGGCAAAGCGTGCCGATGGGCCGCTATGGCCGCGCCGAGGAGATCGCTGCGACCATCAGCTTCCTGGCTTCGGAGGGGGCCGGCTACATCACCGGCCAGAATCTCCGCGTCGATGGCGGGCTGACCCGGTCGGTCTGA
- a CDS encoding alpha/beta hydrolase, which translates to MKVTFRNRYGITLVGDLYLPRGRSGGRLPALAIAGPFGAVKEQSSGLYAQTMAERGFVALAFDPSFTGESGGEPRNVASPDINTEDLGAAVDFLGLHEAVDRERIGVIGICGWGGIALNAVAADKRVKAVVASTMYDMSRVMARGYNDAMTPEQRAKALETISRQRWEDAAKGTPAYQPPYNRLSGGEAQFLVDYHDYYMTPRGYHRRAVNSGNAWTVTTPLSFMNMPLLTYIAEIAPRPVLLIHGEKAHSRYFSETAFAAAAEPKELLIIEGASHVDLYDRMDVIPFDRLQAFFEAHLSA; encoded by the coding sequence ATGAAGGTCACCTTCCGGAACCGCTACGGCATCACCCTGGTGGGCGATCTGTATCTGCCGCGCGGCCGGTCCGGCGGCCGCCTGCCGGCGCTCGCCATCGCCGGGCCGTTCGGCGCGGTGAAGGAGCAATCATCCGGCCTCTACGCACAGACCATGGCCGAGCGCGGCTTCGTCGCCCTCGCCTTCGATCCCTCCTTCACCGGCGAGAGCGGCGGCGAGCCGCGCAATGTCGCCTCGCCGGACATCAACACCGAGGATCTCGGCGCCGCCGTGGATTTTCTCGGCCTGCACGAGGCCGTCGACCGCGAGCGCATCGGCGTGATCGGCATCTGCGGCTGGGGCGGCATCGCGCTCAACGCGGTGGCCGCCGACAAGCGCGTCAAGGCGGTGGTGGCCAGCACGATGTACGACATGAGCCGCGTCATGGCGCGCGGCTACAATGACGCCATGACGCCCGAACAGCGCGCGAAGGCGCTGGAGACGATCAGCCGCCAGCGCTGGGAGGATGCCGCGAAGGGCACACCGGCCTATCAGCCGCCCTACAACAGGCTCAGCGGCGGCGAGGCGCAGTTCCTGGTCGACTACCATGACTACTACATGACCCCGCGCGGCTATCACCGGCGGGCGGTGAATTCGGGCAATGCCTGGACGGTCACCACGCCCCTCTCCTTCATGAACATGCCGCTCCTCACCTATATCGCCGAGATCGCGCCCCGCCCGGTGCTGCTGATCCATGGCGAGAAGGCGCATTCGCGCTACTTCAGCGAGACCGCCTTCGCCGCGGCCGCCGAGCCGAAGGAGCTGCTGATCATCGAGGGCGCCAGCCATGTCGATCTCTATGACCGGATGGATGTGATCCCCTTCGACCGGCTGCAGGCCTTCTTCGAGGCGCATCTCTCCGCCTGA
- a CDS encoding MFS transporter, which yields MNHATTRPAPAAARPFLLLAGILLIAANLRAPITGVAPLLGMIRDATGLGTVGAGTLTTLPLLAFAIASPFCVLLGREYGLERSLFMALLLIAGGVLLRSLGPAWTLFLGTGVIGVGIAIGNVLLPSLIKRDYPRQIAPLTSAYAVTAGAVAALASAAAVPIATLPGSGWNWALGAFLPVPLLALALWSPQLAGRSAPASGTATPPHGGRIWRSALAWQVTAFFGLNSLVYYVTVTWLPAILTDAGYSAAAAGSLHGISQLATAVPGLLLGPLVGRLKDQRALAMGTALLAGLALLGLLLLPGWAMLWVALFGFGSGGTFILALAFISLRAANVRQAAALSGMAQTMGYSIAAAAPPLGGVLHDMTGGWFLPLIACVALCGAMAAFGHRAGRAHTIL from the coding sequence ATGAACCACGCCACCACCAGGCCCGCCCCTGCAGCGGCCCGACCCTTCCTGCTGCTGGCCGGCATCCTGCTGATCGCGGCCAATCTGCGCGCGCCGATCACGGGCGTCGCGCCCCTGCTCGGGATGATCCGCGATGCGACCGGCCTCGGCACGGTGGGCGCCGGCACGCTGACCACCCTGCCGCTGCTGGCCTTTGCCATCGCCTCGCCCTTCTGCGTGCTGCTGGGGCGCGAATACGGGCTGGAGCGCAGCCTGTTCATGGCCCTGCTGCTGATCGCGGGTGGCGTCCTGCTGCGCTCGCTCGGCCCCGCCTGGACGCTGTTCCTCGGCACCGGCGTCATCGGTGTCGGCATCGCCATCGGCAATGTGCTGCTGCCGAGCCTGATCAAGCGCGACTACCCCCGCCAGATCGCCCCGCTGACCAGCGCCTATGCCGTCACGGCCGGCGCGGTCGCGGCCCTGGCCTCGGCCGCCGCGGTGCCCATCGCCACGCTGCCGGGCTCCGGCTGGAACTGGGCGCTGGGCGCCTTCCTGCCGGTGCCCCTGCTGGCGCTGGCCCTGTGGTCGCCCCAGCTCGCCGGCCGCAGCGCGCCCGCCTCGGGCACCGCGACGCCGCCGCATGGCGGGCGCATCTGGCGCTCGGCCCTGGCCTGGCAGGTGACGGCGTTCTTCGGCCTGAACTCCCTGGTCTACTATGTGACGGTCACCTGGCTGCCGGCCATCCTGACCGATGCGGGCTATTCGGCGGCCGCGGCAGGCTCGCTGCACGGCATCTCGCAGCTGGCGACGGCCGTGCCCGGCCTGCTGCTGGGGCCGCTGGTCGGCCGCCTGAAGGACCAGAGAGCCCTGGCCATGGGCACGGCGCTGCTGGCGGGCCTGGCCCTGCTCGGCCTCCTGCTGTTGCCCGGCTGGGCCATGCTCTGGGTCGCGCTGTTCGGCTTCGGCTCGGGGGGGACCTTCATCCTGGCCCTGGCCTTCATCAGCCTGCGCGCCGCCAATGTCCGGCAGGCGGCGGCGCTGTCGGGCATGGCGCAGACCATGGGCTACAGCATCGCGGCCGCCGCGCCGCCGCTCGGCGGTGTGCTGCACGACATGACGGGGGGCTGGTTCCTGCCCCTCATCGCCTGCGTGGCGCTGTGCGGCGCCATGGCCGCCTTCGGCCATCGCGCCGGCCGTGCCCATACCATCCTCTGA
- the parE gene encoding DNA topoisomerase IV subunit B: MNDLFGGRGAKAQAGASYSAKDIEVLEGLEPVRRRPGMYIGGTDENALHHLAAEVLDNAMDEAVAGHADRIEVTLEKDNWLTVRDNGRGIPTDPHPKFPKLSALEVILTTLHSGGKFSGKAYDTSGGLHGVGSSVVNALAERLEVEVARDRTLFTQAYSRGKPLSKLKNAGAVHNRRGTTIRFKPDPEIFGAQQFLAARLFRLCRSKAYLFRGVEIRWSCDPALVKDDTPSQATLHFPGGLSDFLAAAVENRAPVIPAPWAGESTFPQGAGRCEWAVTWLEQGEGFLHTYANTIPTPQGGTHEAGLRAALVKGLRAYGELKKEKRAAAITAEDVFGGLAGMLSVFIREPQFQGQTKDKLTSPEAAKLVEQGLRDHFDHWLAGDPAMAGNLLTWAIERAEERLRRREQKDTPRKSATRRLRLPGKLADCAREAADGTELFLVEGDSAGGSAKQARDRETQAVLPLRGKILNVASASADKLRQNQELKDLIEALGCGAGDKFDLSRLRYGRVVIMTDADVDGAHIAALLMTFFYKELPELVRQGRVYLAQPPLYRLATPGKTLYAMDDAERERLLKKAFKPGQKVEVSRFKGLGEMPPASLKETTMDPRKRTLLRVVLPPEERARTSELIEALMGRKPELRFRFIQENAGKLDLEEVDA, from the coding sequence ATGAACGATCTGTTTGGCGGCCGTGGTGCCAAGGCGCAGGCCGGCGCTTCCTATTCGGCCAAGGATATCGAGGTTCTGGAGGGGCTGGAGCCCGTCCGGCGGCGCCCCGGCATGTATATCGGCGGCACCGACGAGAACGCCCTGCACCATCTGGCGGCCGAGGTGCTCGACAACGCCATGGACGAGGCGGTGGCCGGCCATGCCGACCGCATCGAGGTTACGCTGGAAAAGGACAACTGGCTGACCGTCCGCGACAATGGCCGCGGCATCCCGACCGACCCGCACCCGAAATTCCCGAAGCTGTCGGCGCTGGAGGTGATCCTCACCACGCTGCATTCGGGCGGCAAGTTCTCCGGCAAGGCCTATGACACCTCGGGCGGGTTGCACGGCGTCGGCAGCTCGGTGGTGAACGCCCTGGCCGAGCGGCTGGAGGTCGAGGTCGCGCGCGACCGCACCCTGTTCACCCAGGCCTATTCGCGCGGCAAGCCGCTCTCCAAGCTGAAGAATGCGGGTGCCGTGCACAATCGCCGCGGCACTACCATCCGCTTCAAGCCGGACCCGGAGATTTTCGGGGCGCAGCAATTCCTCGCCGCCCGGCTGTTCCGCCTCTGCCGCTCCAAGGCCTATCTGTTCCGCGGCGTCGAGATCCGCTGGTCCTGCGACCCGGCGCTGGTCAAGGACGACACCCCTTCCCAGGCGACGCTGCATTTCCCGGGCGGCCTGTCCGACTTCCTGGCGGCGGCGGTGGAGAACCGCGCCCCCGTCATCCCCGCCCCCTGGGCCGGGGAGAGCACCTTCCCACAGGGTGCCGGCCGCTGCGAATGGGCGGTGACCTGGCTGGAGCAGGGCGAGGGCTTCCTGCACACCTATGCCAACACCATCCCGACACCGCAGGGCGGCACGCATGAGGCCGGGCTGCGCGCCGCGCTGGTCAAGGGCCTGCGCGCCTATGGCGAGCTGAAGAAGGAGAAGCGCGCCGCCGCCATCACCGCCGAGGATGTGTTCGGCGGGCTGGCGGGCATGCTCTCGGTCTTCATCCGCGAGCCGCAATTCCAGGGCCAGACCAAGGACAAGCTGACCAGCCCCGAGGCCGCCAAGCTGGTCGAGCAGGGCCTGCGCGACCATTTCGACCATTGGCTGGCCGGCGACCCGGCCATGGCCGGCAATCTGCTGACCTGGGCGATCGAGCGCGCCGAGGAGCGGCTGCGCCGGCGCGAGCAGAAGGACACGCCGCGCAAATCGGCGACGCGCCGGCTGCGCCTGCCCGGCAAGCTGGCCGATTGCGCGCGCGAGGCGGCCGATGGCACCGAGCTGTTCCTGGTCGAGGGCGATTCCGCCGGCGGCTCCGCCAAGCAGGCGCGCGACCGCGAGACCCAGGCGGTGCTGCCGCTGCGCGGAAAAATCCTGAACGTCGCCTCGGCCAGCGCCGACAAGCTGCGGCAGAACCAGGAGCTGAAGGATCTGATCGAGGCGCTGGGCTGCGGCGCCGGCGACAAGTTCGACCTCTCCCGGCTGCGCTATGGGCGTGTCGTCATCATGACGGATGCCGATGTCGACGGCGCGCATATCGCGGCGCTGCTGATGACCTTCTTCTACAAGGAGCTGCCGGAGCTGGTGCGCCAGGGCCGGGTCTATCTGGCGCAGCCGCCGCTCTACCGCCTGGCGACACCGGGCAAGACGCTCTACGCGATGGATGATGCCGAGCGCGAGCGCCTGCTGAAGAAGGCCTTCAAGCCCGGCCAGAAGGTCGAGGTCAGCCGCTTCAAGGGCCTTGGCGAGATGCCGCCGGCCTCGCTCAAGGAGACGACGATGGATCCGCGCAAGCGGACCCTGCTGCGCGTGGTGCTGCCGCCGGAGGAGCGCGCCCGTACCTCCGAGCTGATCGAGGCGCTGATGGGCCGCAAGCCCGAGCTGCGCTTCCGCTTCATCCAGGAGAATGCCGGCAAGCTGGACCTGGAGGAGGTGGACGCCTGA
- a CDS encoding LysR family transcriptional regulator: MREGEAALPRTDFNQLTWFQVVAEERSFTRAAAKLGIAQSTLSHTIRQLEERMGLRLLTRTTRSVAPTEAGERLLRTITPRLAEIEDEIAALMSLRETPSGSIRLTLSDHALHSVVWPKLRPVLARYPELQVELRLDSTFRNIVEEGFDAGVRLGESVEKDMVAVRIGPDWRLVAVASPAYLAAHPRPEHPQDLLQHVCINMRQETAGGLYAWEFEKDGQELRVRVRGQLTFNTSYAMIDAAVAGYGIAYVPENIVERELASGALVCLLDEWSPPFDGYYLYFPTRRQNLPAFRVIVEALRHRGPIRPGMTGIGPGTRQGEAPGQGVPAPGGVRRRGQR; encoded by the coding sequence ATGCGGGAAGGGGAGGCCGCCCTGCCGCGCACCGATTTCAACCAGCTGACCTGGTTCCAGGTCGTCGCCGAGGAGCGGAGCTTCACCCGCGCGGCGGCCAAGCTCGGCATCGCGCAATCGACGCTGAGCCACACGATCCGGCAGCTCGAGGAGCGGATGGGGCTGCGCCTGCTGACCCGCACCACCCGCAGCGTCGCCCCGACCGAGGCGGGCGAGCGCCTGCTGCGGACGATCACGCCGCGCCTGGCCGAGATCGAGGACGAGATCGCGGCGCTGATGTCGCTGCGCGAGACGCCCTCCGGCTCGATCCGGCTGACCCTGTCCGATCATGCCCTGCACAGCGTGGTCTGGCCGAAGCTGCGGCCGGTTCTGGCGCGCTATCCCGAGCTCCAGGTCGAGCTGCGCCTGGACAGCACCTTCCGCAACATCGTCGAGGAAGGCTTCGATGCGGGCGTCCGGCTGGGCGAAAGCGTCGAGAAGGACATGGTCGCCGTCCGGATCGGGCCGGATTGGCGCCTGGTGGCGGTGGCCTCGCCCGCCTATCTGGCGGCGCATCCCCGGCCCGAGCATCCGCAGGATCTGCTCCAGCATGTCTGCATCAACATGCGGCAGGAGACCGCCGGCGGCCTCTATGCCTGGGAGTTCGAGAAGGACGGGCAGGAGCTGCGCGTGCGGGTCCGCGGGCAGCTCACCTTCAACACCTCCTACGCCATGATCGACGCGGCGGTGGCGGGCTATGGCATCGCCTATGTGCCGGAGAACATCGTCGAGCGGGAGCTGGCCTCCGGCGCGCTGGTCTGCCTGCTCGACGAATGGTCACCGCCCTTCGACGGCTACTATCTCTACTTCCCCACCCGGCGCCAGAACCTGCCGGCCTTCCGGGTGATCGTCGAGGCGCTGCGCCATCGCGGCCCGATCCGGCCCGGCATGACCGGGATCGGGCCCGGGACCCGGCAGGGTGAGGCGCCGGGGCAGGGCGTGCCCGCCCCTGGCGGAGTGCGCCGCAGGGGCCAGCGCTAG